The Actinomycetota bacterium sequence GACGGCTCGCTTCAGTACAGCTGCAAGCGAACCCCGACCCCTCTGCGGATTGCCTACGAGAACCTGGCGATGTCCGGACGCTTCCCACACGTCGGGAGGTTTCGCGAGTATCGAATGCTTGACGATGACTACTCGGCGGTCATGATCGTGCATTCAGTCTGCGGCGGATTCCTCTTCGTTGATCGCGATGCCTTCGAGCGGCTGGGTCCTTTCGACGAACGGTTCTTCGTGTACTACGAGGAGGTCGATTGGATGGAGAGGGCTCGCGCGGCGGGATACGCGACCGTGTTCACGCCGGAAGTCGTCGTGACACACCGGGCAGGCACGAGCTCCGAAGGCGCGGAAGAGGACGTGCCTCTTCTGTTGATCGAGAGTCAGCAAGCCTACGTGAGGAAGCACTTTGGATTGATCGCGCAGATGGGCCTCGGTGCCATGCTTGTTGGTCAGTTCCTTTGGCGAGCCCTCCGGGCAACCTTGCCCCGTACCGGATCGTCGACGCACCGCCACGCTGACATCAACGCGATTCGGGTCCTGATGGGAGCCACGAGAAAGCGGCCGGAATGAGTGCTGGACGTCTACAGTCTAAAGACGGGATGGGATCCGGGGAAGCCTTGGATTCAGGTGAACGTATGCGCGTGGTGATGATTCTCGACTACTTCTTCTACTACGCCGCTGCTATCGCGAACGCGTTGGTCGATCAGGCAGATGTGCTGTTCGTC is a genomic window containing:
- a CDS encoding glycosyltransferase family 2 protein; amino-acid sequence: MPSSGFTVILVNFHSLNALRSCVGPLRRFFAGRDVEYVLVDNSPGDGSAEFYEASVPNGKRVVPGKNVGFAAAVNLGFAASSNQLVLLVNPDIESIQGTPESVARIFEEDDKVAAVGVRFENPDGSLQYSCKRTPTPLRIAYENLAMSGRFPHVGRFREYRMLDDDYSAVMIVHSVCGGFLFVDRDAFERLGPFDERFFVYYEEVDWMERARAAGYATVFTPEVVVTHRAGTSSEGAEEDVPLLLIESQQAYVRKHFGLIAQMGLGAMLVGQFLWRALRATLPRTGSSTHRHADINAIRVLMGATRKRPE